One segment of Altererythrobacter sp. Root672 DNA contains the following:
- a CDS encoding glycosyltransferase family 4 protein has translation MIVETKSRPALPSRIVDASSFFTRLKDSPLHQTRIAMVGTFVPRKCGIATFGNDIFEKLGQFHPGIQVDVYALDDPKDPLEYQDIAGTIASDDPQSYLTAARRINESGVGAVWLQHEYGIFGGPDGEMVCDFVDRLAAPLILTPHTVLTEPSERQRAILEHLVARASRIMVMSRHSCELLVNHYGAPREILQIIPHGAPDRPFGRSETFKERMGLSGKNVLMTFGLLGPGKGLERVIEAMPEIVARHPDTVYRIVGATHPNLVAKEGEAYRERLQALAAKLGVADHVLWDNRFVETDGLLDQLEACDIYVTPYFNLQQSTSGTLSYAVALGKAVVATPYLHARELLAGDAGRLIEPDSAPAIAASVNALLDDRDELLALQRRAYAKGRQTIWPRFADGAAALIETAIAPEGRPAPITATPGLSGVFAMSDGTGILQHAIGIVPDRRHGYCVDDNARALMLMNVAAGLPDQERARWSLTYASFIQHAWNQDLKAFRNFMSFERTWCEDCGSEDSNGRTLWALGHTVENAPDEDLRDWALRWFETALPHCASFGSPRTIAFMILGAAAVLRTLPRHRGSINMLNEGGEVLSRLLERERRPDWAWFEAVLGYDNPRLSQALIEAGMVLNRLEFAEAGLETLDWVAQQQLAVSGHFRPIGSESFGKEHSYLPFDQQPLEVQAAIEAARAAYVATGDRRWFEHATAAWKWFFGANDRGVILGDLTTGRSRDGINPRGANENCGAESILAFQLAHYSMLALSQAQRGESTGDKLGSRGRVSEQSVANP, from the coding sequence ATGATTGTCGAGACCAAGTCCCGTCCTGCATTACCTTCGAGGATTGTTGACGCCAGTTCGTTCTTCACTCGACTCAAGGACAGTCCGCTGCACCAGACGCGCATTGCCATGGTCGGAACTTTCGTCCCTCGCAAATGCGGCATCGCCACATTCGGCAACGATATATTCGAAAAGCTCGGCCAGTTTCACCCGGGCATCCAGGTCGATGTGTACGCGCTCGACGATCCCAAGGACCCGCTCGAATACCAGGACATCGCTGGCACGATCGCCAGTGACGATCCCCAGTCCTATCTGACCGCCGCCCGACGCATCAACGAAAGCGGTGTCGGCGCGGTCTGGCTGCAGCATGAGTACGGCATCTTCGGCGGACCCGACGGAGAGATGGTATGCGACTTCGTCGACCGCCTCGCCGCCCCGCTGATCCTGACCCCCCATACCGTGCTGACCGAACCGAGCGAGCGACAGCGCGCCATCCTCGAGCACCTGGTCGCCCGGGCGAGCCGGATCATGGTGATGAGCCGCCATTCGTGCGAGCTGCTGGTCAATCATTACGGCGCGCCGCGGGAAATCCTGCAGATCATTCCGCATGGCGCCCCTGACAGGCCGTTCGGCCGCAGCGAGACCTTCAAGGAGCGCATGGGGCTTTCCGGCAAGAACGTCCTCATGACGTTCGGCCTGCTCGGCCCCGGCAAGGGCCTGGAGCGAGTGATCGAGGCGATGCCGGAGATCGTCGCCCGGCATCCGGACACCGTGTACCGGATCGTCGGGGCAACCCACCCGAACCTCGTCGCGAAAGAAGGCGAGGCTTATCGCGAACGCCTACAGGCCTTGGCCGCCAAACTGGGTGTCGCCGACCATGTGCTGTGGGACAATCGCTTCGTCGAAACCGACGGCTTGCTCGACCAGCTCGAAGCCTGCGACATCTACGTCACCCCGTACTTCAACCTCCAGCAATCGACCTCGGGCACGCTCAGCTACGCGGTCGCGCTGGGCAAGGCCGTCGTGGCGACCCCCTACCTGCATGCCCGCGAATTACTGGCCGGCGATGCGGGTCGGTTGATCGAACCCGATTCCGCCCCAGCCATCGCCGCGAGCGTCAACGCGCTGCTCGACGACCGCGACGAACTGCTCGCCCTGCAGCGCAGGGCTTATGCCAAGGGCCGGCAAACGATCTGGCCGCGTTTCGCAGACGGCGCTGCGGCGCTGATCGAAACGGCCATCGCCCCGGAAGGGCGCCCGGCCCCGATAACCGCCACGCCAGGCTTGAGCGGAGTCTTCGCGATGAGCGACGGGACCGGCATCCTGCAACACGCCATCGGCATCGTGCCCGATCGACGCCACGGTTATTGCGTGGACGACAATGCCCGCGCGCTGATGCTCATGAACGTCGCCGCCGGGCTGCCCGACCAGGAGCGCGCCCGCTGGAGCCTGACTTACGCCTCCTTCATCCAGCACGCCTGGAACCAGGACCTCAAGGCTTTCCGCAACTTCATGAGCTTCGAGCGCACCTGGTGCGAGGATTGCGGTTCGGAAGACTCGAACGGCCGCACCTTGTGGGCGCTCGGCCACACGGTCGAGAACGCTCCCGATGAAGATTTGCGCGACTGGGCCTTGCGCTGGTTCGAGACGGCGTTGCCGCACTGCGCCTCGTTCGGTTCCCCGCGCACTATCGCCTTCATGATACTGGGCGCTGCGGCGGTCCTGCGAACACTTCCGCGTCATCGCGGTTCAATCAATATGCTGAACGAGGGCGGAGAAGTTCTGAGCCGCCTGCTTGAGCGCGAGCGCCGGCCCGACTGGGCGTGGTTCGAAGCCGTACTCGGCTACGACAACCCGCGCCTGTCACAGGCGCTGATCGAAGCAGGGATGGTCCTGAACCGACTCGAATTCGCCGAGGCGGGATTGGAAACGCTTGATTGGGTGGCCCAGCAACAGCTCGCAGTGAGCGGACACTTTCGCCCGATCGGCTCGGAGAGCTTCGGCAAGGAGCATTCCTACCTGCCCTTCGATCAGCAGCCGCTGGAAGTCCAGGCCGCCATCGAGGCCGCGCGCGCCGCCTATGTCGCGACTGGCGACCGACGCTGGTTCGAGCATGCAACGGCCGCCTGGAAGTGGTTTTTCGGAGCCAACGACCGCGGCGTAATCCTCGGCGACCTGACGACCGGCCGCAGTCGGGATGGCATAAATCCACGTGGAGCGAATGAAAACTGTGGTGCAGAATCGATTCTTGCCTTTCAGCTCGCCCATTATTCCATGCTAGCGCTCTCGCAGGCACAGCGTGGCGAATCGACGGGAGATAAGCTTGGGTCTCGAGGGCGCGTCTCAGAACAGTCCGTTGCAAATCCTTGA
- a CDS encoding glycoside hydrolase family 130 protein has translation MQILDERLHADPSRVVLRPFHLGWQATNAPGGRALKLVHDVAALSEDEVVAEYDRVRGDFAARHWQTEKMFDDRFDEVEVTADIDCSGFSRTRKRLIGAFFCHEYTYAAAALMNPSIVPHPDQSGISGGSCRFVMSLRAVGEGHISSVAFREGIANPDGSFSLWPQGTLATSVDLDDASLHDSDAGVIVHRHPDSSLSNTVIFPITEQQRGGLEDLRLVRFDHGDEDYEWIGTYTAYSGQSIRSELMRTVDFKRFLLEPIVGKAGRNKGMALFPKKVGGKYMMVGRQDGKNLFLLKSDRLDRWNSDGVLLMEPKYPWEFIQIGNCGSPILTDAGWLLFTHGVGAMRKYSLGCALLDRDNPAKVIGRTAEPVLTAVDADRSGYVPNVVYTCGALRVGERLLVPYGISDSAVGFATVEIQALLDLMV, from the coding sequence TTGCAAATCCTTGACGAGCGGCTCCACGCGGATCCCTCACGCGTCGTTCTTCGGCCATTCCACTTAGGCTGGCAGGCGACGAACGCACCTGGAGGGCGCGCGCTCAAACTGGTCCACGACGTTGCCGCGCTAAGCGAAGACGAAGTGGTCGCGGAGTATGACCGCGTGCGCGGGGACTTCGCGGCAAGGCACTGGCAGACTGAGAAAATGTTCGACGACCGCTTCGACGAAGTCGAGGTCACGGCGGATATCGATTGCAGCGGCTTTTCGCGCACCCGCAAGCGGCTGATCGGGGCCTTCTTCTGCCACGAGTACACTTACGCCGCGGCGGCGCTGATGAACCCGTCGATCGTGCCGCATCCCGACCAGAGCGGGATCAGCGGCGGATCGTGCCGGTTCGTCATGTCGTTGCGGGCGGTGGGCGAAGGCCACATCAGCTCGGTCGCCTTCCGCGAGGGCATCGCCAATCCCGACGGCAGCTTCAGCCTGTGGCCCCAGGGCACGTTGGCAACCTCGGTCGACCTCGACGATGCCAGCCTGCATGACAGCGACGCGGGCGTGATTGTCCATCGTCACCCCGATTCCAGCCTGTCGAACACCGTGATCTTCCCGATCACCGAACAGCAGCGCGGCGGCTTGGAAGACTTGCGCCTAGTGCGTTTCGACCATGGTGACGAAGACTACGAGTGGATCGGCACCTATACCGCCTATTCGGGCCAATCGATCCGTTCAGAACTCATGCGGACGGTCGATTTCAAGCGTTTCCTGCTCGAACCGATCGTCGGCAAGGCCGGCCGCAACAAGGGCATGGCGCTGTTTCCCAAGAAGGTCGGCGGCAAGTACATGATGGTCGGACGGCAGGACGGGAAGAACCTGTTCTTGCTCAAGTCGGACCGGCTCGACCGCTGGAATTCCGACGGCGTCCTGCTGATGGAGCCCAAGTACCCGTGGGAGTTCATCCAGATCGGCAACTGCGGCAGCCCGATCCTTACCGATGCCGGCTGGCTGCTGTTCACTCACGGCGTCGGCGCGATGCGCAAGTATTCACTCGGCTGCGCGCTGCTCGACCGGGACAATCCGGCCAAGGTGATCGGCCGCACTGCCGAGCCGGTGCTGACGGCGGTCGATGCAGATCGTTCGGGCTATGTGCCCAACGTGGTCTATACTTGCGGGGCGCTGAGAGTCGGCGAACGACTGCTGGTGCCCTACGGCATTTCGGATAGCGCCGTCGGGTTCGCCACCGTCGAGATCCAGGCGCTGCTGGACCTCATGGTCTGA
- a CDS encoding class I mannose-6-phosphate isomerase has product MLLETKTVEKPWGKDVLPPPFATPEGKRIGEIWFVPPTELPELLVKYIFTSEKLSVQVHPSDTQTEAAGLGKQGKEECWLVIDADPGAVLGMGFDGEIDRETMRQAALDGSIEDMLVWHPVKAGDFFYIPANTVHAIGGGVSIIEIQQNSDITYRLYDYGRPRELHLEEAIGVAQGRPYDEQRAMHVPDRGDMTLVEGPWFRLDRLDGGPAAAIAAKYHGPLLVIPREGSAVVSGEVVAPGECALAPSLAEVEFSEAGSCLITQPIAGAR; this is encoded by the coding sequence ATGCTTCTTGAAACCAAGACCGTCGAGAAACCCTGGGGCAAGGACGTGCTCCCGCCCCCGTTCGCGACCCCTGAAGGCAAGCGCATCGGCGAAATCTGGTTCGTGCCGCCAACGGAACTGCCCGAACTGCTGGTCAAATACATCTTCACCAGCGAGAAACTCTCGGTCCAGGTCCATCCCTCGGACACTCAGACCGAAGCCGCTGGGCTGGGCAAGCAGGGCAAGGAAGAATGTTGGCTGGTGATCGATGCCGATCCCGGCGCGGTCCTCGGCATGGGGTTCGACGGCGAGATCGACCGCGAGACCATGCGCCAGGCCGCGCTCGATGGCAGCATCGAGGACATGCTGGTGTGGCACCCGGTCAAGGCGGGCGACTTCTTCTACATTCCCGCCAACACGGTCCACGCCATTGGCGGCGGGGTCAGCATCATCGAGATCCAGCAGAACTCCGACATCACTTACCGGCTCTACGACTATGGTCGCCCGCGTGAACTGCACCTCGAAGAGGCGATTGGGGTGGCGCAGGGTCGACCCTACGATGAGCAGCGCGCGATGCACGTTCCCGATCGCGGCGACATGACCCTGGTCGAAGGGCCGTGGTTCCGGCTCGACCGGCTCGACGGTGGACCGGCCGCCGCCATTGCCGCGAAGTATCACGGGCCGCTGCTGGTGATCCCGCGCGAGGGTTCAGCGGTGGTCTCAGGCGAGGTCGTGGCTCCGGGCGAGTGTGCGCTGGCACCCTCGCTGGCGGAGGTCGAGTTCTCGGAAGCGGGTAGCTGCCTGATTACACAGCCGATTGCCGGCGCGCGCTAG
- a CDS encoding enoyl-CoA hydratase-related protein, with product MTQYANILVETRGAVTLVTLNRPEALNALSSAVLEDLIAAFAAFEADDSQRCAVVTGSGEKAFAAGADIKEMAEKPSAEFYADDMFVRWQSHLVGAVRKPWIAAVNGFALGGGCELAMMADFIIAADTAKFGQPEVKLGVVPGMGGSQRLTRAIGKAKAMEMILTGRMMDAAEAERAGLVAKVVPGAELLDSALKTAGAIAGMPPLAVLAAKELVNAAQDLPLGEGIRLERRLFHVLAATEDKAEGMAAFVEKRPAVWKGR from the coding sequence ATGACCCAATACGCCAATATCCTCGTCGAAACGCGTGGAGCAGTGACGCTGGTCACGCTCAACCGCCCCGAAGCGCTCAACGCCTTGTCGAGCGCTGTCCTGGAGGACCTGATCGCAGCCTTCGCCGCATTCGAGGCTGACGATAGCCAGCGCTGCGCCGTGGTGACGGGGTCGGGCGAGAAGGCCTTCGCTGCCGGCGCCGACATCAAGGAGATGGCCGAAAAGCCATCGGCCGAATTCTACGCCGACGACATGTTCGTGCGCTGGCAGAGCCATCTCGTGGGCGCGGTGCGCAAGCCGTGGATCGCGGCGGTGAATGGCTTTGCGCTCGGCGGTGGGTGCGAACTGGCGATGATGGCGGACTTCATCATCGCGGCGGACACCGCCAAGTTCGGCCAACCGGAGGTCAAGCTGGGCGTCGTCCCCGGCATGGGCGGCAGCCAACGCCTGACCCGCGCTATTGGCAAGGCCAAGGCGATGGAGATGATCCTCACCGGCAGGATGATGGATGCAGCCGAGGCCGAGCGAGCCGGGCTGGTGGCGAAAGTCGTGCCGGGCGCCGAACTGCTCGACAGCGCGCTCAAGACTGCCGGGGCGATTGCTGGAATGCCGCCGCTTGCGGTCCTTGCCGCAAAGGAACTGGTCAACGCCGCGCAGGACTTGCCTCTCGGCGAAGGCATCAGGCTGGAGCGTCGCCTGTTCCACGTGCTCGCGGCGACCGAGGACAAGGCGGAGGGCATGGCCGCCTTCGTCGAGAAGCGCCCGGCAGTTTGGAAGGGGCGCTAG
- a CDS encoding CHAT domain-containing protein, whose product MLPFFSRASIAVLWSAAALALPVPTLAATPLESESFQVGTEGALCEAQGVMLGAARNSVFDRKWALICSDVDRPVGSAFSWRAGGDASAWVGRGRDAPIECGEATSASDIAAGAVVRRCREQGSNLEWNSYAVRSGDRVLVVEGVAAFDSALRLAMANLVQNRVVPGTLDIVTTGGSRSLAQARAGVGGHDLLIGQGYRRNNAGEYTEAEEFFRPGLLDDTSQEGAATIATQRHETMVNRALQLSNLGRFDEATRLFGEARAMGLRDPIQPRLLRNFEAIDALNRGDLDAVAPILSRPVPDVAQPVAAEGGAVLIDPPLSAGLNSGLAASLTDSVQQASRLTLAERAAIIDAQARQIGGTALRLRGDSDAALAELTAARDAILRVKEGRVLSTARLQAQILAEMSQVHEAAGRYAEAEGLLREAVALTELRYPESASVNATKARLAAYLARRGERPQSLALYREVVGDVTGKRAALVGLENQIRPYMRMLVEDLQTQPALVSDLFLASQLVERPGAAQTLAQLSRQLSAGTGEASDLFRRANTVDRELTRVNLSIAQARSPDDVGEAAALLPELEDRRTRLEQAQLELIEALGAYPEYRSISHNYVAADDLVALLKPDEAYLKLVRLGDEMFAVYLSPTRSTGWRVDASASQVAGLVQKLRDSIALSINGVTATYPFDVDSSRQLYQAVFGPVAGDLGRVKHLVFEPDGALLQLPINLLVADQPGVDAYHARVASGGDEFDFRGVNWLGRDKAISTALSPAGFRDARRAPSSRAAKAYLGLGQNEPLGPVTQAALTRGLPQFTDPGCALPVASWNRPIPSDELIAASEVFGAGQSTLLTRAAFSDTAIEGRTDLNGFRILHFATHAVVTPPREGCPAQPALVTSFGDQGSDGLLQFGEVFDLNLDADLVILSACDTAATAGLEATREAGLESGGGQALDGLVRAFIGAGGRQVIASHWPAPEQYDATGRLFASFFRAPAGTSQGDALLAAQHQLMDDPATSHPFYWSGFALIGDGARPLFSGS is encoded by the coding sequence ATGCTGCCGTTTTTCTCCCGTGCATCGATTGCCGTGTTGTGGAGTGCCGCCGCGCTCGCCCTGCCCGTGCCCACGCTGGCGGCGACACCTCTCGAGAGCGAGAGCTTCCAGGTCGGCACCGAGGGCGCCTTGTGCGAAGCGCAGGGTGTTATGCTCGGTGCGGCGCGGAATTCGGTGTTCGACCGCAAGTGGGCCCTGATCTGCAGCGACGTCGACCGGCCGGTGGGTTCCGCTTTCAGCTGGCGTGCCGGAGGCGACGCGTCGGCCTGGGTCGGGCGCGGGCGTGATGCACCCATCGAATGCGGCGAGGCGACCTCCGCCTCCGATATCGCCGCCGGTGCCGTGGTCCGCCGCTGCCGAGAGCAGGGCAGCAACCTCGAATGGAACAGCTACGCCGTGCGGTCCGGCGACCGCGTGCTGGTGGTCGAGGGCGTCGCGGCCTTCGACAGCGCGCTGCGCCTGGCCATGGCCAACCTCGTCCAGAACCGCGTCGTGCCCGGCACGCTCGATATCGTGACCACGGGCGGCTCCCGCTCGCTGGCTCAGGCGCGAGCGGGAGTTGGCGGCCACGACCTGCTGATCGGCCAGGGCTATCGCCGCAACAACGCTGGCGAATATACCGAAGCCGAAGAGTTCTTCCGCCCCGGCCTGCTCGATGACACGAGCCAGGAAGGCGCCGCCACTATCGCTACGCAGCGCCATGAGACCATGGTCAACCGCGCGCTCCAGCTGTCCAACCTCGGCCGCTTCGACGAGGCGACACGGCTGTTCGGGGAAGCCCGCGCCATGGGCCTGCGCGATCCGATCCAGCCGCGCCTGTTGCGCAATTTCGAGGCAATCGACGCGCTCAATCGCGGCGATCTCGACGCCGTTGCGCCGATCCTTTCCCGCCCGGTGCCGGACGTGGCTCAACCGGTTGCGGCGGAAGGCGGCGCTGTCCTGATCGATCCGCCGCTGTCCGCCGGATTGAATTCGGGCCTTGCTGCCAGCCTGACGGACTCGGTGCAGCAGGCCAGTCGTCTGACCCTGGCCGAGCGCGCCGCGATCATCGACGCGCAGGCCCGCCAGATCGGCGGCACGGCCCTGCGCCTGCGTGGAGACAGCGACGCGGCGCTCGCCGAACTGACGGCAGCGCGCGACGCCATCCTGCGGGTCAAGGAAGGCCGGGTGCTCAGCACGGCACGGCTCCAGGCGCAGATCCTGGCCGAGATGTCCCAGGTCCACGAGGCTGCGGGTCGCTATGCTGAGGCCGAAGGGCTGCTGCGCGAGGCCGTGGCGCTCACCGAACTTCGCTATCCTGAATCGGCCTCGGTCAATGCGACCAAGGCGCGGCTCGCGGCCTATCTCGCTCGACGCGGCGAGCGGCCGCAGTCGCTGGCGCTCTATCGCGAAGTCGTCGGCGACGTGACAGGCAAGCGCGCCGCGCTGGTCGGGCTTGAGAACCAGATCCGGCCCTACATGCGTATGCTGGTGGAAGACCTGCAGACGCAGCCGGCGCTGGTCTCCGACTTGTTCCTCGCTTCGCAACTGGTCGAGCGGCCCGGTGCGGCCCAGACCCTGGCGCAGCTTTCACGGCAGTTGTCGGCGGGGACCGGCGAGGCCTCGGACCTGTTCCGCCGCGCCAATACCGTCGATCGCGAGCTGACCCGCGTGAACCTCTCGATCGCCCAGGCCCGCTCGCCCGACGATGTTGGAGAAGCGGCGGCCCTTCTGCCCGAGCTCGAGGATCGGCGGACCCGGCTCGAACAGGCCCAGCTCGAGTTGATCGAGGCGTTGGGCGCCTATCCCGAATACCGCTCGATCTCGCACAACTACGTCGCGGCCGACGACCTCGTCGCCCTGCTCAAGCCGGACGAGGCCTATCTCAAGCTGGTGCGCCTCGGCGATGAGATGTTCGCGGTCTACCTTTCGCCCACCCGCTCGACCGGTTGGCGCGTCGATGCGAGCGCGAGCCAGGTGGCGGGGCTGGTCCAGAAGCTGCGGGATTCGATCGCGCTGAGCATCAACGGCGTGACCGCCACTTACCCGTTCGACGTCGACAGCTCGCGCCAGCTCTACCAGGCAGTATTCGGGCCGGTCGCCGGCGACCTCGGCCGCGTCAAGCACCTGGTCTTCGAGCCCGATGGCGCCTTGCTGCAGTTGCCGATCAACCTGCTCGTGGCCGATCAACCCGGCGTCGACGCCTACCACGCGCGAGTTGCCTCCGGGGGTGACGAGTTCGACTTCCGCGGGGTGAACTGGCTCGGCCGCGACAAGGCCATCAGCACCGCGCTGTCGCCGGCGGGCTTCCGCGATGCCCGACGCGCGCCTTCGTCTAGGGCGGCGAAGGCCTATCTCGGGCTCGGCCAAAACGAGCCGCTTGGGCCAGTGACGCAGGCAGCCCTGACACGCGGCCTCCCCCAGTTTACCGACCCCGGCTGCGCCCTGCCGGTGGCCTCCTGGAACCGCCCGATCCCCTCGGACGAGTTGATCGCGGCGAGCGAGGTCTTCGGTGCCGGACAATCGACCCTGCTCACTCGCGCCGCCTTCAGCGACACCGCGATTGAGGGGCGTACCGATCTCAATGGGTTCCGCATCCTTCACTTCGCGACCCACGCCGTGGTGACGCCGCCGCGCGAGGGCTGCCCGGCGCAACCGGCGCTGGTCACCTCGTTCGGCGACCAGGGCTCCGACGGACTGCTGCAGTTCGGCGAGGTGTTCGACCTCAACCTCGATGCCGACCTCGTCATCCTCTCGGCCTGCGATACCGCCGCTACCGCTGGCCTCGAAGCCACTCGCGAAGCCGGCCTGGAAAGCGGCGGCGGGCAGGCGCTCGACGGTCTGGTTCGCGCCTTTATCGGTGCCGGCGGCAGGCAGGTCATCGCCAGCCACTGGCCCGCGCCCGAGCAATACGACGCGACCGGACGACTGTTCGCCAGCTTCTTCCGCGCGCCCGCCGGGACCAGCCAGGGAGACGCCCTGCTGGCGGCCCAGCACCAGCTGATGGACGATCCGGCGACCTCGCACCCGTTCTACTGGTCCGGCTTCGCCCTGATCGGCGACGGCGCCCGGCCGCTGTTCTCCGGGTCCTGA